A region from the Alnus glutinosa chromosome 5, dhAlnGlut1.1, whole genome shotgun sequence genome encodes:
- the LOC133869161 gene encoding hydroxyproline O-galactosyltransferase GALT2-like — protein sequence MELELELDLKDARKICYARFYIGYWFVYNCHLFKWLSELFYPIVQNVTTRYIMKCDDDTFVRVDTVLKEIEGISPNTSLYMGNLNLLHRPLRSGKWAVTYEEWPEEVYPPYANGLGYIISSDIAKYVVSQHGNRSLRLFKMEDVSMGMWVEQFNGSMAAVQYSHNLKFCQYGCMENNFTAHYQSLRQMICLWDKLARGRAQCCNFR from the exons ATGGAgttggagttggagttggaTTTGAAGGATGCTCGAAAGATTTGTTATGCAAG ATTTTATATTGGATATTGGTTTGTCTATAATTGTCATTTGTTTAAATGGTTATCTGAATTGTTTTATCCTATT GTTCAGAATGTGACCACTAGATACATAATGAAATGTGACGATGACACCTTCGTTAGGGTGGACACTGTCCTAAAAGAAATTGAGGGCATCTCTCCTAATACGTCCCTTTATATGGGCAATCTCAACCTCTTGCATCGCCCTCTCCGAAGTGGAAAATGGGCAGTCACATATGAG GAGTGGCCAGAAGAAGTATATCCTCCTTATGCCAATGGGCTCGGATATATAATTTCCAGTGATATTGCTAAATATGTTGTCTCTCAACATGGTAATCGAAGCCTAAGG CTCTTCAAGATGGAGGATGTAAGCATGGGAATGTGGGTTGAGCAATTTAACGGTTCCATGGCGGCCGTCCAGTACTCCCACAACTTGAAATTTTGTCAGTATGGGTGCATGGAAAACAATTTCACTGCACATTATCAATCCCTAAGGCAAATGATCTGTCTTTGGGACAAATTGGCGAGGGGTCGGGCTCAGTGCTGCAACTTTAGATGA
- the LOC133868136 gene encoding uncharacterized protein LOC133868136 — METASLEYSAASTVTTFDPPVPLLRGPILDGPSDDPLAGPYVLAFRDPQVWASALKACESKLVDQCEHGARVGCAIAASNKCKIPWWRAMVCPRAMDLSGREKYEEREMEGCVLAAKEKCIGFARDKCAAPFRDARIVARERRVRTKDLGKLIAWASVSYRSTWMNLIRLDQLGWRVLAARSYRASELLGLDSNFEKVQNVTTGYIMKCDDDTFVRVDTVLKEASLLIRPFIWAISTFCIALSEVENGQSHMRYVSGVAFV; from the exons ATGGAAACCGCATCATTGGAGTATTCTGCCGCCTCAACAGTGACCACATTTGACCCCCCGGTGCCCTTGCTCCGTGGACCCATTCTGGACGGCCCATCGGACGACCCGTTGGCCGGGCCGTATGTGCTCGCGTTTCGGGACCCCCAAGTTTGGGCCTCCGCGCTCAAAGCCTGTGAGTCCAAGCTCGTGGACCAGTGCGAGCATGGTGCGAGAGTTGGATGCGCCATCGCTGCGTCCAACAAGTGCAAAATCCCCTGGTGGCGTGCTATGGTTTGCCCGAGGGCGATGGATCTGAGCGGGCGCGAGAAGTACGAGGAGCGAGAAATGGAGGGTTGTGTCTTGGCGGCGAAGGAGAAGTGTATTGGGTTTGCGAGGGACAAGTGTGCAGCACCGTTTCGGGATGCCCGAATTGTGGCGAGGGAAAGGCGGGTGAGGACGAAGGATCTTGGGAAGTTGATCGCTTGGGCATCAGTTTCCTATAGGAGTACGTGGATGAACCTGATTAGATTGGATCAATTGGGTTGGCGGGTTTTGGCGGCGAGGAGTTATAGGGCTAGTGAATTGCTCGGCCTTGATAGCAATTTTGAAAAG GTTCAGAATGTGACCACTGGATACATAATGAAATGTGATGATGACACCTTCGTTAGGGTGGACACTGTCCTAAAAGAGGCATCTCTCCTAATACGTCCCTTTATATGGGCAATCTCAACCTTTTGCATCGCCCTCTCCGAAGTGGAAAATGGGCAGTCACATATGAGGTATGTTAGTGGGGTTGCATTTGTGTAA